Proteins co-encoded in one Candidatus Bathyarchaeia archaeon genomic window:
- the purL gene encoding phosphoribosylformylglycinamidine synthase subunit PurL — MQRPNLTYEEVQYAVKKLQREPNEVEWAMLEAQWSEHCSYKSSKALLKQLPSKGPRVLVGPGFDAGVIDIGDGWVITLHIESHNHPSAIDPYGGAATGVGGVVRDILSLGTRPIALLDPLRFGSIESTHTRWLFDNVVRGIADYGNCIGVPTVGGEVEFDPSFERNCLVDVVCVGLGRKDKLVLGEARNPGDLVYLVGGRTGRDGVRGASFASKTLTEKSETERSAVQVPDPFTKKLIIEAILEAVDAGILRGMKDLGGGGLACGLSEIAAKAGTGMEIDLNKVQTREPGMQSAEIMISESQERMLLLIRERDEKKLSSILDKWELSYSKIGRVTKEDLLIIRQGNEIAANAPAKFVAEAPLSPRSTRRPGYLDDIAEVPEPVISDHLDQALLQLLSTPEIASKEWVYRQYDHEVGIRTVVKPGQADSALLRLPNKRSIALTTGGNSKQCYVDPYYGTMGVVSETFCNLIASGAEPVAVVDHLQFGDPGNPEVYWTFKEAIRAISNYLRAIRVPCVGGKVSFYNEDSTSGKAIKPSPVIAAIGLVESETPRILQAVRREGNDLVVVGNTSSEMGGSEYYEHIHKLTGGKVPRVNLKKEKILLRSLLRILRNGHVESAHDVSKGGLAVALAEMAVQGRKGITVELKKIPNKTGRTDTLLFSESRSRFVLETKPRNTTRIVNSFKRLGIPAARVGTVTDNGIEFLSKGQSIIMIPVAEASRAWSETIPRAMEATL, encoded by the coding sequence GTGCAGAGGCCCAATCTCACCTATGAGGAGGTCCAATACGCAGTCAAGAAGCTCCAACGCGAGCCTAACGAGGTTGAGTGGGCTATGCTTGAAGCGCAATGGTCTGAGCACTGCAGCTACAAGTCCAGCAAAGCACTCCTCAAACAACTACCGAGCAAGGGGCCAAGAGTCCTGGTCGGACCGGGTTTCGACGCGGGAGTCATCGACATTGGCGACGGCTGGGTTATAACACTCCACATAGAATCACACAATCATCCCAGCGCCATTGATCCTTATGGCGGAGCAGCCACCGGCGTAGGAGGAGTAGTTCGTGACATTCTCAGTCTAGGAACACGTCCCATTGCCCTCCTCGACCCGCTCAGGTTCGGATCGATAGAAAGCACTCACACCCGCTGGCTTTTCGATAACGTAGTTCGAGGAATAGCCGATTATGGCAACTGCATTGGCGTCCCAACCGTCGGGGGAGAAGTGGAGTTCGACCCATCCTTCGAGAGAAATTGTCTCGTCGATGTAGTTTGCGTCGGTCTCGGCCGAAAAGACAAGCTAGTCCTGGGCGAAGCACGCAATCCAGGAGACCTAGTATATCTTGTCGGAGGAAGAACGGGACGAGATGGCGTCCGAGGCGCTAGCTTCGCTAGCAAGACGCTCACCGAAAAGTCCGAGACGGAACGATCAGCCGTCCAAGTTCCGGACCCCTTCACCAAGAAACTCATCATCGAAGCGATCCTAGAAGCAGTTGATGCTGGCATTCTCCGGGGAATGAAAGATCTCGGAGGTGGGGGCCTAGCTTGCGGACTATCAGAGATTGCAGCGAAGGCTGGAACAGGCATGGAAATTGACCTGAACAAGGTCCAGACACGCGAGCCAGGCATGCAATCCGCGGAGATCATGATATCGGAATCGCAAGAAAGAATGCTCCTCCTAATCCGAGAAAGGGATGAGAAGAAGCTATCAAGTATCCTTGACAAGTGGGAACTGAGCTACTCGAAAATAGGTCGGGTCACCAAGGAAGATCTGCTGATCATCAGACAGGGAAATGAGATTGCCGCTAATGCGCCCGCCAAGTTTGTCGCTGAAGCACCGCTCTCACCAAGATCAACGAGGCGACCAGGATATCTCGATGATATCGCTGAAGTTCCCGAGCCGGTCATTTCTGACCATCTCGATCAGGCTCTCCTCCAACTTCTCTCGACCCCAGAGATTGCGAGCAAGGAATGGGTATACCGTCAGTATGACCACGAAGTTGGAATCCGAACGGTCGTCAAGCCTGGGCAGGCCGATTCTGCACTGTTACGTCTCCCCAACAAACGCTCCATAGCTCTCACAACCGGCGGCAACAGCAAACAATGCTATGTAGATCCTTACTATGGAACTATGGGAGTCGTATCAGAGACATTCTGCAATCTCATCGCTAGTGGTGCAGAGCCAGTCGCGGTTGTCGATCACCTGCAGTTTGGAGACCCTGGAAATCCCGAGGTTTATTGGACGTTCAAGGAAGCAATTCGAGCCATCTCCAATTATCTCAGAGCTATCCGGGTCCCATGCGTTGGTGGCAAGGTCAGCTTCTACAATGAAGATTCCACCAGCGGCAAGGCGATCAAACCCTCGCCCGTCATCGCCGCTATAGGTCTCGTAGAGTCAGAGACTCCACGTATTCTGCAGGCTGTCAGAAGAGAAGGGAACGATCTAGTCGTCGTCGGCAACACTTCCAGTGAAATGGGTGGAAGCGAATACTACGAACACATACACAAGCTCACAGGTGGCAAGGTCCCCAGAGTCAACTTGAAGAAAGAGAAGATACTCTTGCGATCACTCTTGAGGATCCTGAGAAACGGCCATGTAGAAAGCGCCCACGATGTCTCCAAGGGTGGACTAGCAGTTGCACTGGCAGAGATGGCGGTTCAAGGTCGCAAAGGCATAACTGTTGAACTCAAGAAGATTCCCAACAAGACGGGCAGAACCGACACCCTACTATTCTCAGAATCAAGATCAAGATTCGTCCTCGAAACAAAACCCAGGAACACAACTAGAATAGTCAACTCTTTCAAACGACTTGGAATACCCGCTGCGAGGGTCGGAACTGTTACTGACAACGGGATCGAATTTCTCTCGAAGGGACAATCCATCATCATGATCCCTGTCGCTGAAGCCTCAAGGGCCTGGTCTGAAACGATCCCGCGTGCAATGGAGGCGACGCTGTGA
- the purF gene encoding amidophosphoribosyltransferase, with protein MKEHCGVLAIYSMQNQPVAERIVKGLAALQHRGQESWGIAVPGEPILKGLGLIGQGADTNVKKILSFTSNRGIGHVRYSTRGRTTLENAHPLDIRGEFAIAQNGTIANTEDLEPVVQKEFPILGSTTDTKLAGYRLLQHYRAEQDWTRAFHKLSKELSGSYSFVMITHDGEVLAARDEAGYRPLCLGYDPDTDTHIVASESCAFTALQADFVRDIQPGELVSLTKDGLKITRFAESPRHYHCPFEYTYFGHPSSKIDDHYVYNVRRQLGRVLARKYPFKADVVIPVPDSARPAALGYSEESGVPMEEGLMKDRYRRKGSLRSFIEPTAKSREEIVREIITIKPVVDGKDVIVVDDSIVRGTSSRNIVQSLRDAGAKKVYMVVTFPPIRHPCYMGIDFPTREELLANKADGETLNIAELNKKVAREIGVDGLGYNDLNGLSEGIGLRKDEMCFACVTGQYLGLKKDPVLRTREEMKA; from the coding sequence GTGAAAGAACACTGTGGGGTCCTGGCCATATACTCCATGCAAAACCAGCCCGTCGCCGAACGGATCGTCAAAGGACTCGCGGCCCTCCAGCACCGAGGCCAAGAATCATGGGGAATAGCTGTCCCCGGCGAACCCATACTCAAGGGCCTAGGCCTGATCGGCCAAGGCGCCGATACTAATGTGAAGAAGATTCTCAGCTTCACCAGCAACCGTGGAATAGGACACGTACGCTACTCGACCCGTGGACGGACGACCCTAGAGAATGCCCACCCGCTCGACATTCGCGGCGAGTTCGCCATCGCCCAGAATGGAACGATCGCGAACACCGAAGATCTCGAGCCTGTCGTCCAGAAAGAATTTCCGATATTGGGCTCCACAACTGACACGAAGCTGGCCGGATACCGTCTCCTCCAACACTACCGTGCTGAACAGGACTGGACGCGTGCGTTCCACAAATTGAGCAAGGAGCTGAGCGGGTCCTACAGTTTCGTCATGATAACTCACGATGGCGAGGTATTGGCGGCCCGGGACGAGGCCGGCTACAGACCCCTCTGTCTAGGATACGATCCTGACACAGATACCCATATCGTAGCGAGCGAGAGCTGTGCGTTCACCGCTCTCCAAGCCGACTTTGTCCGGGATATTCAACCCGGGGAGCTTGTTAGCTTGACCAAAGACGGCCTCAAAATAACAAGATTCGCTGAGTCTCCACGCCATTACCATTGCCCGTTCGAATACACATACTTCGGTCACCCCAGCAGCAAGATCGATGACCACTATGTCTACAACGTGCGCCGACAGCTTGGGAGAGTCCTAGCTCGCAAATACCCGTTCAAGGCCGATGTTGTCATTCCGGTCCCCGACTCCGCTAGACCCGCAGCCCTTGGCTACTCTGAAGAAAGTGGGGTACCGATGGAGGAGGGTTTGATGAAAGACCGCTACAGAAGAAAGGGAAGCCTTCGCAGCTTCATTGAGCCAACAGCGAAGAGCCGTGAAGAGATCGTTCGCGAAATCATCACCATCAAACCAGTCGTTGACGGCAAAGATGTCATCGTGGTCGATGACAGCATCGTCCGGGGAACCAGTAGCAGAAACATTGTACAATCCCTCCGTGACGCGGGTGCCAAGAAGGTCTACATGGTCGTCACCTTCCCGCCCATCAGACATCCGTGCTACATGGGTATCGATTTTCCGACAAGGGAAGAATTGCTTGCGAACAAGGCGGATGGTGAGACGCTCAATATTGCGGAGCTCAACAAGAAAGTCGCACGAGAAATCGGAGTCGACGGGCTCGGCTACAACGATCTCAACGGCCTCAGCGAAGGAATAGGCCTCAGAAAGGACGAGATGTGTTTCGCCTGCGTCACCGGCCAGTATCTAGGTCTAAAGAAAGATCCTGTGCTTCGAACTCGGGAAGAAATGAAGGCCTAG
- the purD gene encoding phosphoribosylamine--glycine ligase, with product MRVMGVGGGAREHALTWKLSLSDHKPEIFWVAENRNPGIHKICKDNQGELRVGRTTDPKTIVRSARGWGIDIVVVGPEEPGFQGIPDALEKEGIQCIGASQELSIIERSKADLRRLQWENNLPGKLLFRTFKNPREASDYIRKNIETQPWLQNIVIKPARQSGGKGVKLIEDRQAYLHDDKQHFKEAYFNSLQASMASYADIADKILIEEKAWGPEYSLQCFTDGKTILGTPLVQDNKSAHEFDSGPETGGMGSISGPDVTLPFITGEEYDRSLKIVEGIVQAIQEKTGKSYHGMVGGQMMLTENEGPTIIEMYSRLGDPEALNMLAMLKTDIIDIFQAIVERRLSKLKLEFTNEDAVVVKVVAPNGYPEKRDKAKGHPVQVFETNIKRNGCYLFWGSADLQDDNQVVTGGSRLLALMAMDHTLPPASAKIEKTASSIQLTDGWGLYHRTDIGTEDLLKKRTNSAERVRRIYKYREEHGILGSRTEWVPRIGRVDPSQPLLEETHIEQKRPS from the coding sequence ATGAGAGTAATGGGTGTGGGAGGAGGTGCACGTGAGCACGCACTTACTTGGAAGTTGAGTCTCAGTGATCACAAACCGGAGATTTTCTGGGTCGCTGAAAATCGGAACCCGGGGATCCATAAGATCTGCAAAGACAACCAAGGAGAGCTACGCGTCGGCAGAACGACGGATCCAAAGACGATCGTCAGATCTGCTCGAGGCTGGGGAATCGACATTGTGGTTGTAGGACCAGAGGAGCCTGGCTTCCAGGGCATTCCAGATGCACTTGAAAAAGAAGGTATCCAGTGCATTGGGGCCAGCCAAGAGCTCTCGATCATAGAAAGGTCGAAAGCAGACCTCCGACGCCTGCAATGGGAGAATAATCTCCCTGGCAAGCTGCTCTTTCGAACCTTCAAGAATCCACGAGAGGCCTCGGACTATATCCGGAAGAACATCGAGACGCAACCCTGGCTTCAGAACATCGTCATCAAACCCGCGCGTCAGTCTGGGGGTAAGGGTGTAAAGCTGATCGAAGACCGACAGGCCTACCTTCACGATGATAAGCAGCATTTCAAGGAAGCCTACTTCAATTCACTCCAGGCCAGCATGGCCTCGTACGCGGACATCGCAGACAAGATTCTGATCGAAGAGAAGGCCTGGGGTCCCGAGTATTCTCTCCAATGTTTCACAGATGGTAAGACCATTTTGGGCACTCCCCTAGTCCAAGACAATAAGAGCGCTCACGAATTCGACAGCGGGCCCGAGACCGGCGGAATGGGAAGCATCTCAGGTCCTGACGTAACACTCCCGTTCATCACCGGCGAAGAATACGACAGGTCGCTCAAGATCGTCGAAGGAATCGTTCAGGCAATCCAGGAAAAAACCGGCAAGTCCTATCACGGCATGGTCGGCGGACAGATGATGCTGACAGAAAACGAGGGGCCCACAATTATCGAGATGTACTCAAGGCTAGGCGATCCGGAGGCCCTCAACATGCTTGCCATGCTCAAGACAGACATTATCGACATCTTCCAGGCCATCGTTGAAAGACGACTGTCAAAGCTGAAGCTCGAATTCACCAACGAGGACGCTGTGGTCGTGAAGGTCGTTGCTCCAAACGGCTACCCCGAAAAACGAGACAAAGCGAAAGGCCACCCCGTCCAGGTCTTTGAGACCAATATCAAACGAAACGGCTGCTATCTCTTCTGGGGAAGTGCTGACCTCCAAGATGATAATCAAGTGGTCACAGGCGGGTCCCGCCTTCTGGCACTGATGGCCATGGACCACACTTTACCCCCAGCCAGCGCTAAAATCGAGAAAACAGCCTCGAGTATTCAGCTTACTGATGGATGGGGGCTCTACCATCGAACTGACATAGGCACAGAAGACCTGCTGAAGAAGAGAACGAACTCAGCAGAACGTGTTCGTCGGATATACAAGTACAGGGAAGAACATGGGATTCTGGGAAGTAGGACGGAATGGGTTCCGAGGATCGGCAGGGTCGATCCTTCACAACCCTTGCTCGAAGAGACGCATATAGAACAGAAAAGGCCCAGCTGA
- the purN gene encoding phosphoribosylglycinamide formyltransferase, translating to MVPIGVLASGRGSNLDAVLDAIDNHYLTKCKVKIVISNRPNAPALDVAKKHHVETATLDDNGVPKRSWEYDQHTIKALESHGVTTKKGLVVLAGYFRIISDQFVDLFRMRIINIHPSLLPSFPGLDPQKKAIEHGAKISGCTVHFANKEVDAGPIILQAPVAIRDDDTVETLSNRILREEHRILPEAIRLLTEDQLKLEGRRVLFKN from the coding sequence ATGGTCCCGATTGGCGTCTTGGCTTCAGGACGAGGGTCAAACCTTGACGCCGTCCTAGACGCGATCGACAATCACTATCTCACCAAGTGTAAGGTCAAGATTGTAATCAGCAACCGACCCAATGCACCGGCTCTTGATGTAGCCAAGAAACATCATGTTGAAACAGCCACCCTAGACGACAACGGTGTCCCAAAGAGAAGCTGGGAGTATGACCAGCATACCATCAAAGCCCTCGAGTCACATGGCGTCACAACCAAAAAGGGCCTCGTCGTCCTAGCCGGATACTTCAGAATAATCTCTGACCAGTTCGTTGATCTCTTCAGGATGCGAATCATCAACATACATCCTTCTCTTCTGCCCTCCTTCCCAGGACTGGATCCTCAGAAGAAAGCAATTGAGCACGGCGCGAAAATCAGTGGTTGCACCGTGCATTTCGCGAACAAAGAAGTTGATGCTGGCCCCATCATACTCCAAGCGCCCGTCGCGATCCGCGACGACGATACCGTGGAAACGCTTTCGAACCGTATCCTTAGGGAAGAGCACCGAATTCTTCCGGAAGCAATCCGACTCCTCACAGAAGATCAGTTGAAGTTAGAGGGGAGGAGGGTTCTCTTCAAGAATTGA
- a CDS encoding bifunctional 5,10-methylenetetrahydrofolate dehydrogenase/5,10-methenyltetrahydrofolate cyclohydrolase, giving the protein MTAILMDGKLVAGEVKKQVAQHVEQLGRHGTKPLLATVQVGDDPASASYLRAKHKAAEEVGISSESHHLPGNTPQDKLEALLGQLNTNPKVNGILVQLPLPLGFDEEKVVERIIPYKDVDGLHPINAGKLASGHEELVPCTPKGVIKLLNFYKVSIAGSRSVIINRSNLVGRPLANLLLNRDATVTVCHSKTPNLSGMTRTADILVSAVGKEIFQVRVDHVKPNSAVIDVGLTRVNGKLRGDVDFDKVNKVAGYITPVPGGVGPMTVACLLENTVLAASIQIGLKV; this is encoded by the coding sequence TTGACAGCTATTCTAATGGATGGAAAACTGGTGGCTGGAGAGGTGAAGAAACAGGTCGCCCAACACGTCGAACAACTCGGAAGACATGGCACTAAGCCTCTCCTCGCCACAGTCCAGGTTGGAGACGATCCTGCGAGCGCTTCCTATCTCAGAGCCAAGCATAAGGCCGCTGAAGAGGTTGGAATAAGCTCCGAGAGCCACCACCTTCCCGGGAACACGCCACAGGATAAACTGGAAGCCTTGCTCGGGCAGCTTAACACCAACCCTAAGGTCAATGGTATACTCGTTCAGCTGCCACTGCCGCTAGGGTTCGATGAAGAAAAGGTCGTCGAGAGAATAATCCCGTACAAGGATGTTGACGGACTACACCCGATCAACGCGGGCAAACTGGCCTCGGGTCATGAGGAGCTAGTTCCTTGCACGCCTAAAGGCGTTATCAAACTCCTGAACTTCTACAAAGTTTCAATCGCTGGATCCAGGTCAGTAATAATCAATCGAAGCAATCTGGTAGGAAGGCCTCTCGCCAACCTTCTCCTCAATCGAGATGCGACGGTTACCGTTTGCCACTCCAAAACACCTAATCTTTCAGGGATGACGCGGACCGCTGATATCTTGGTCAGCGCGGTCGGAAAAGAGATCTTTCAGGTTCGCGTGGACCATGTGAAGCCCAACTCGGCTGTCATCGATGTCGGTTTGACAAGAGTTAACGGGAAGCTTCGGGGGGACGTGGATTTTGACAAGGTCAACAAAGTCGCTGGATATATTACGCCAGTCCCGGGAGGTGTTGGACCCATGACGGTGGCATGTCTACTTGAGAACACTGTACTGGCTGCGAGTATTCAGATTGGCTTGAAAGTTTGA
- a CDS encoding 5-formyltetrahydrofolate cyclo-ligase, giving the protein MTEAKIAVEKEQFRRYILSLRDRQSIRDIEQKSLEIMDQVLHLHEYVRARGIACYVSKDSEVGTRQLIRRALDSNKRVLIPVVKKGDIDLFFSEIKDLGIELAPGSFNIPEPKTEFLRPESLDAVDVIFVPGIVWDKEGYRLGWGRGYFDRVLKTLPEHVRSIGLSFNLQLVNRVPRDQFDLPVNTVVTESRVVRCHI; this is encoded by the coding sequence TTGACCGAAGCAAAGATTGCTGTCGAGAAGGAACAGTTCCGACGATACATTCTATCTCTTAGAGATCGACAGTCAATTCGAGACATTGAACAGAAGAGTCTGGAGATCATGGATCAGGTTCTCCACCTACACGAGTATGTTCGCGCGAGAGGGATTGCCTGCTATGTCAGCAAGGACAGCGAAGTTGGTACTCGACAGCTGATTCGAAGAGCGCTCGACAGCAACAAGCGGGTCCTCATCCCCGTTGTAAAGAAAGGAGACATTGACCTATTCTTCTCCGAGATCAAAGACCTCGGAATAGAGCTCGCGCCGGGAAGCTTCAACATTCCCGAACCCAAGACGGAGTTTCTACGGCCCGAGAGCCTCGACGCGGTCGACGTAATTTTCGTTCCAGGTATTGTGTGGGATAAGGAGGGCTACCGGCTTGGCTGGGGCAGAGGATATTTTGATCGTGTTCTCAAGACACTCCCGGAACATGTTCGTTCGATTGGTCTATCGTTCAATCTGCAGCTTGTGAATCGTGTTCCTCGGGATCAATTTGATTTACCAGTGAACACGGTAGTGACGGAATCTCGTGTTGTGCGGTGTCACATTTGA
- the purE gene encoding 5-(carboxyamino)imidazole ribonucleotide mutase — protein sequence MSHLTRNVSILMGSESDREIAKKAETVFEKLGIPFETKVLSSHRNHKELDRYVEASKSDVFIAIAGLSAALPGFVASLTNKPVIGVPVSGKLNLDSILSIIQLPSGVPVGTVGLDNGTNAALLAAEILALSDLELAKNLQQYRGGRA from the coding sequence GTGTCACATTTGACCAGAAACGTCAGCATACTCATGGGGTCCGAGAGCGATCGGGAGATCGCTAAGAAGGCAGAGACGGTGTTTGAGAAACTTGGCATTCCGTTCGAGACAAAGGTTCTCTCTAGTCATCGCAATCACAAAGAGCTAGACAGATATGTAGAGGCTTCGAAGTCCGATGTGTTCATTGCCATAGCAGGTCTCAGCGCGGCCTTGCCTGGTTTCGTAGCGTCCCTGACTAACAAGCCGGTGATAGGGGTCCCTGTCTCAGGCAAGCTTAATCTCGACTCTATTCTATCAATAATTCAACTTCCGTCAGGCGTTCCTGTCGGCACCGTGGGCTTGGACAATGGAACGAACGCGGCGCTATTGGCCGCTGAGATACTCGCGCTCTCCGACTTAGAACTTGCAAAGAACCTCCAACAATATCGTGGTGGTCGTGCCTAG
- the purC gene encoding phosphoribosylaminoimidazolesuccinocarboxamide synthase: MQEPVSESENGLSSVPFKRGKVKDIYDFNSEQLLFVFTDRVSAYDIVLPSTIPRKGEVLCKLAAYWFDYLKVPHHMVRVEDTNRMVVRKLKMIPVECVVRGYLYGSLYERLVKGEVNLPVRPINAAKLPEPYFDPTTKSDVKDEPVTVDQIVNEGWLDLEEITALKDNSLNIYKKMSERADKAGFILADLKLEFGFDEESNIVLADSIGPDEFRLWPKEYYSPGKNQESYDKQLIRDWLSKVGFKKTLDEARKAGQPSPRPPDLPKDLIEETSKRYVVAYERLAGLKL; this comes from the coding sequence ATGCAGGAACCCGTTAGCGAGTCCGAAAACGGATTGTCGTCCGTGCCGTTCAAGCGTGGCAAGGTGAAGGACATCTACGATTTCAACAGCGAGCAACTATTGTTCGTTTTCACTGATCGAGTGTCCGCCTATGACATTGTCCTGCCCTCGACGATTCCCCGGAAGGGGGAAGTGCTTTGCAAGCTGGCGGCCTACTGGTTCGACTATCTGAAAGTACCGCATCATATGGTGCGGGTGGAAGATACCAATCGTATGGTTGTCCGGAAGCTGAAGATGATTCCAGTTGAATGTGTTGTCCGTGGTTATCTCTACGGTAGTCTCTATGAGAGACTTGTCAAAGGAGAGGTCAATTTACCGGTAAGGCCGATCAACGCTGCCAAACTTCCTGAACCATATTTCGATCCGACTACCAAGTCCGACGTGAAGGATGAGCCTGTTACAGTTGATCAGATTGTCAATGAGGGATGGCTGGACCTGGAAGAGATTACGGCGCTCAAGGATAATAGTCTCAACATCTACAAGAAAATGTCCGAGCGCGCGGACAAGGCCGGCTTCATCCTTGCTGATCTCAAACTGGAGTTCGGGTTCGACGAAGAGAGCAACATTGTGCTGGCAGACTCCATTGGGCCTGACGAGTTTCGCCTCTGGCCGAAGGAGTACTATTCTCCAGGCAAGAACCAGGAGAGTTATGACAAGCAGTTGATTCGTGACTGGCTTTCAAAGGTCGGTTTCAAGAAAACCCTTGATGAGGCGCGGAAGGCCGGACAGCCATCTCCTAGACCACCAGATCTCCCCAAGGATCTGATCGAGGAGACGAGTAAACGGTATGTTGTCGCTTACGAGCGCTTAGCGGGACTGAAGCTCTAG
- the purM gene encoding phosphoribosylformylglycinamidine cyclo-ligase, translating into MTYARAGVDVSQIRKSHEALARGLESTFKTRKGKVGHPVFPIGHYAGLVDLNDGRVLSLHTDNVGTKVIIARMMQKYDTIGIDCVAMCANDLICTAAEPISFLDYLTMAKHDSRIINEIAVGLVEGAKQSGMAIVGGETAIVPDLLSSDPGLDLAGMAAGICSRKDLILGDEIRKGDALVGVASSGIHSNGLTLARKILLREYKLKESVPELGRGIGEELLEPTRIYVKSVLEATRKLEVHGLAHITGGAFAKIDRIVGQARLGASIEQLPPTPGIFRIIQKRGRVSDLEMYRTFNMGVGFVLICPQRAEDAVIRLFMRHGHNAFDLGRVEKQRGIRVKDKAVN; encoded by the coding sequence ATGACTTATGCCAGAGCGGGAGTCGACGTTTCTCAAATCAGGAAATCCCACGAGGCTCTCGCTAGAGGGCTCGAATCAACCTTCAAGACTCGCAAAGGGAAAGTTGGGCATCCCGTTTTCCCGATTGGCCACTATGCAGGTCTTGTTGATCTCAATGATGGTCGGGTCCTGAGTCTCCATACCGATAATGTCGGGACCAAGGTCATCATTGCTCGGATGATGCAGAAGTACGATACCATCGGGATAGATTGTGTCGCTATGTGCGCGAATGATCTGATCTGCACAGCAGCTGAGCCCATCAGTTTCCTCGACTACCTTACCATGGCTAAACACGATAGTCGTATTATCAATGAAATCGCAGTTGGTCTTGTAGAAGGAGCAAAACAATCTGGAATGGCAATTGTTGGTGGCGAGACAGCCATCGTCCCAGACCTTCTCTCAAGCGACCCCGGGCTAGACCTTGCAGGGATGGCAGCGGGAATTTGCAGCAGGAAAGATCTCATCCTCGGAGACGAGATTCGAAAAGGGGACGCTTTGGTCGGGGTTGCCAGTTCGGGAATACACTCAAACGGTCTAACCCTCGCCAGGAAAATTCTCCTAAGAGAATACAAGCTGAAGGAGAGTGTACCGGAGCTCGGCCGAGGCATCGGTGAAGAACTACTAGAACCCACTCGAATCTATGTCAAATCGGTTCTTGAGGCGACAAGAAAACTGGAGGTTCACGGGCTCGCTCACATAACAGGCGGAGCGTTTGCAAAAATAGACCGAATAGTGGGACAGGCAAGATTGGGAGCAAGTATCGAACAATTGCCTCCTACACCTGGAATTTTCCGTATTATTCAGAAGCGTGGAAGGGTCTCCGACTTGGAAATGTATCGGACTTTTAACATGGGAGTGGGCTTCGTCTTAATTTGTCCTCAGAGAGCCGAGGACGCTGTGATTCGACTCTTCATGAGACACGGTCACAATGCATTCGATCTCGGACGAGTAGAGAAACAGAGAGGAATTCGAGTCAAAGACAAAGCCGTCAACTGA
- a CDS encoding SHOCT domain-containing protein, with protein sequence MSQHDWNRPRHFFAWGIFALVAVIVASIAVSAFFYETRPAPVAGTYYPFFPFPLFFIFGFFAFFWIVRWLFFPWRWGWGYRGRYWRYQDESYYILRERYARGEITKEQFEQMMRDLQQHSTT encoded by the coding sequence ATGAGTCAACATGATTGGAATCGTCCTCGACACTTCTTTGCTTGGGGCATATTCGCGCTCGTCGCAGTCATTGTAGCATCAATCGCAGTTTCAGCATTCTTCTACGAAACCCGACCGGCACCTGTAGCCGGCACGTACTACCCGTTCTTCCCATTCCCACTATTCTTCATCTTCGGTTTCTTCGCCTTCTTCTGGATAGTAAGATGGCTATTCTTTCCATGGAGATGGGGATGGGGCTACCGAGGAAGATACTGGCGTTACCAAGACGAATCCTACTACATCCTCCGCGAACGATACGCAAGAGGAGAGATCACCAAGGAACAGTTCGAACAGATGATGCGCGACCTCCAACAACACAGTACCACCTAA